From Pseudorasbora parva isolate DD20220531a chromosome 25, ASM2467924v1, whole genome shotgun sequence, one genomic window encodes:
- the LOC137064617 gene encoding streptococcal hemagglutinin-like isoform X10 codes for MQGSTTYGGSLQPQGTRRQFATGSPSSYPSVSLSSQQGASSQSATVQSSQKQFTSSYGTQSGGSLQTQGTRRQFATGSPPYPSVSISSQQGASSQSATVQSSQKLSPSYGTQLGGSLQLQGTTRQFATGSPSYPSVSIASPQGAARLSATVQSSRKQFTSSYGTQSGGSLHHQGTKSQFTTGSSSSYPSVSISSQQGSTSQSATVQSSRKQFTSSYGTQSGGALQPQGTTSQFATGSPSYPSVSLSSPQGATSQSATVQSSQKQFTSRYGTHSGGSLQPQGTTSQFATGSPSYPSVSLSSQQGTASQSATVQSSQKLSPSYSTQLGGSLQPQGTRRQFATGSPSSYPSVSIASPQGAARLSATVQSSQKQFTSSYGTQSGGSIQPQGTTRQFATGSPSSYPSVSLSSPQGAARLSATVQSSRKQFTSSYGTQSGGSLQPQDTTRQFATGSPSYPSVSLSSQQGTASQSATVQSSQKLSPSYGTQLGGSLQPQGTTRQFATGSPLSYPSVSLSSPQGATSQSATVQSSRKQFTSSYGTPSGSSKILTMQGSTAYGGSLQPQGTRRQFATGSPSSYPSVSIASPQGTASQSATVQSSQKLSPSYSTQLGGSLQPQGTTRQFTTGSPSYPSVSLSSPQGAARLSATVQSSRKQFTSSYGTQSGGSLQPQGTTSQFATGSPSYPSVSISSQQGASSQSATVQSSQKLSPSYGTQLGGSLQLQGTTRQFATGSPSYPSVSIASPQGAARLSATVQSSRKQFTSSYGTQSGGSLQPQGTTRQFATGSPSYPSVSLSSSQGAARLSATVQSSRKQFTSSYGTQSGGSLQPQGTKSQFTTGSSSSYPSVSISSQQGTTSQSATVQSSRKQFTSSYGTQSGGSLQPQGTTSQFATGSPSYPSVSLSSQQGTASQSATVQSSQKLSPSYSTQLGGSLQPQGTTRQFATGSPSYPSVSLSSQQGTASQSATVQSSQKLSPSYGTQLGGSLQPQGTTRQFATGSPSYPSVSLSSPQGATSQSATVQSSRKQFTSSYGTPSGSSKILTMQGSTAYGGSLQPQGTRRQFATGSPSSYPSVSIASPQGTASQSATVQSSQKLSPSYSTQLGGSLQPQGTTRQFATGSPSSYPSVSLSSPQGATSQSATVQSSRKQFTSSFGTQSGGSLQPQGTTRQFATGSPSSYPSVSLSSPQGATSQSATVQNSQKQFTSRYGTHSGGSLQPQGTTSQFATGSPSYPSVSLSSQQGTASQSATVQSSQKLSPSYSTQLGGSLQPQGTRRQFATGSPSSYPSVSIASPQGAARLSATVQSSQKQFTSSYGTQSGGSIQPQGTRSPFALGSRSSYLSLSLSSPQGFASQAFQSDAVSQHQKSQRWPPSEGIQTSGAAVSQGASSVSEVLSSYGLFNQNTQASKPSRRFSSDRYYVKG; via the exons ATGCAGGGAAGCACCACTTATGGTGGATcactccagcctcaaggtaccagaAGGCAGTTTGCCACTGGGTCTCCATCCTCCTACCCAAGTGTATCCCTATCCTCACAACAAGGTGCTTCCAgtcagtctgctacagtccagagttcacagaagcagtttacctctagctatggcacccagtcaggggGATCACTCCAGACTCAAGGTACCAGAAGGCAGTTTGCCACTGGGTCTCCACCCTACCCAAGTGTATCCATATCCTCACAACAAGGTGCTTCCAGTCAatctgctacagtccagagttcacaGAAGCTGTCTCctagctatggcacccagttGGGGGGATCACTCCAGCTTCAAGGTACCACAAGGCAGTTTGCCACTGGGTCTCCATCCTACCCAAGTGTTTCCATAGCCTCACCCCAAGGTGCTGCCAGACTGTCagctacagtccagagttcacggaagcagtttacctctagctatggcacccagtcaggggGATCACTCCATCATCAAGGTACCAAAAGTCAGTTTACCACTGGTTCTTCATCGTCTTACCCAAGTGTATCCATATCCTCACAACAAGGTTCTACCAgtcagtctgctacagtccagagttcacggaagcagtttacctctagctatggcacccagtcagggggagcactccagcctcaaggtaccacaagtcaGTTTGCCACTGGGTCTCCATCCTACCCAAGTGTATCACTCTCCTCACCCCAAGGTGCTACCAgtcagtctgctacagtccagagttcacaGAAGCAGTTTACCTCTAGATATGGCACCCATTCAGGGGGATcactccagcctcaaggtaccacaagtcaGTTTGCCACTGGGTCTCCATCCTACCCAAGTGTATCACTATCCTCACAACAAGGTACTGCCAGTCAatctgctacagtccagagttcacaGAAGCTGTCTCCTAGCTATAGCACCCAGTTAGGGGGATcactccagcctcaaggtaccagaAGGCAGTTTGCCACTGGGTCTCCATCCTCCTATCCAAGTGTTTCCATAGCCTCACCCCAAGGTGCTGCCAGACTGTCagctacagtccagagttcacagaagcagtttacctctagctatggcacccagtcagggggatcaatccagcctcaaggtaccacaaggCAGTTTGCCACTGGTTCCCCATCGTCCTACCCAAGTGTATCACTATCCTCACCCCAAGGTGCTGCCAGACTGTCagctacagtccagagttcacggaagcagtttacctctagctatggcacccagtcaggggGATCACTCCAGCCTCAAGATACCACAAGGCAGTTTGCCACTGGGTCTCCATCCTACCCAAGTGTATCACTATCCTCACAACAAGGTACTGCCAGTCAatctgctacagtccagagttcacaGAAGCTGTCTCctagctatggcacccagttAGGGGGATCCCTCCAacctcaaggtaccacaaggCAGTTTGCCACTGGTTCTCCATTGTCCTACCCAAGTGTATCGCTATCCTCACCCCAAGGTGCTACCAgtcagtctgctacagtccagagttcacggaagcagtttacctctAGCTATGGCACTCCGTCAGGGTCCTCTAAAATCTTAACCATGCAGGGAAGCACCGCTTATGGTGGATcactccagcctcaaggtaccagaAGGCAGTTTGCCACTGGGTCTCCATCCTCCTATCCAAGTGTTTCCATAGCCTCACCCCAAGGTACTGCCAGTCAatctgctacagtccagagttcacaGAAGCTGTCTCCTAGCTATAGCACCCAGTTAGGGGGATcactccagcctcaaggtaccacaaggCAGTTTACCACTGGTTCTCCATCCTACCCAAGTGTATCACTATCCTCACCCCAAGGTGCTGCCAGACTGTCagctacagtccagagttcacggaagcagtttacctctagctatggcacccagtcagggggatcactccagcctcaaggtaccacaagtcaGTTTGCCACTGGGTCTCCATCCTACCCAAGTGTATCCATATCCTCACAACAAGGTGCTTCCAGTCAatctgctacagtccagagttcacaGAAGCTGTCTCctagctatggcacccagttGGGGGGATCACTCCAGCTTCAAGGTACCACAAGGCAGTTTGCCACTGGGTCTCCATCCTACCCAAGTGTTTCCATAGCCTCACCCCAAGGTGCTGCCAGACTGTCagctacagtccagagttcacggaagcagtttacctctagctatggcacccagtcagggggatcactccagcctcaaggtaccacaaggCAGTTTGCCACTGGTTCTCCATCCTACCCAAGTGTATCACTATCCTCATCCCAAGGTGCTGCCAGACTGTCagctacagtccagagttcacggaagcagtttacctctagctatggcacccagtcagggggatcactccagcctcaaggtaccaaaAGTCAGTTTACCACTGGTTCTTCATCGTCTTACCCAAGTGTATCCATATCCTCACAACAAGGTACTACCAgtcagtctgctacagtccagagttcacggaagcagtttacctctagctatggcacccagtcagggggatcactccagcctcaaggtaccacaagtcaGTTTGCCACTGGGTCTCCATCCTACCCAAGTGTATCACTATCCTCACAACAAGGTACTGCCAGTCAatctgctacagtccagagttcacaGAAGCTGTCTCCTAGCTATAGCACCCAGTTAGGGGGATcactccagcctcaag gtaccacaaggCAGTTTGCCACTGGGTCTCCATCCTACCCAAGTGTATCACTATCCTCACAACAAGGTACTGCCAGTCAatctgctacagtccagagttcacaGAAGCTGTCTCctagctatggcacccagttAGGGGGATCCctccagcctcaaggtaccacaaggCAGTTTGCCACTGGGTCTCCATCCTACCCAAGTGTATCGCTATCCTCACCCCAAGGTGCTACCAgtcagtctgctacagtccagagttcacggaagcagtttacctctAGCTATGGCACTCCGTCAGGGTCCTCTAAAATCTTAACCATGCAGGGAAGCACCGCTTATGGTGGATcactccagcctcaaggtaccagaAGGCAGTTTGCCACTGGGTCTCCATCCTCCTATCCAAGTGTTTCCATAGCCTCACCCCAAGGTACTGCCAGTCAatctgctacagtccagagttcacaGAAGCTGTCTCCTAGCTATAGCACCCAGTTAGGGGGATcactccagcctcaaggtaccacgaGGCAGTTTGCCACTGGTTCCCCATCGTCCTACCCAAGTGTATCGCTATCCTCACCCCAAGGTGCTACCAgtcagtctgctacagtccagagttcacggaagcagtttacctctagctttggcacccagtcagggggatcactccagcctcaaggtaccacaaggCAGTTTGCCACTGGTTCTCCATCGTCCTACCCAAGTGTATCACTATCCTCACCCCAAGGTGCTACCAgtcagtctgctacagtccagaATTCACAGAAGCAGTTTACCTCTAGATATGGCACCCATTCAGGGGGATcactccagcctcaaggtaccacaagtcaGTTTGCCACTGGGTCTCCATCCTACCCAAGTGTATCACTATCCTCACAACAAGGTACTGCCAGTCAatctgctacagtccagagttcacaGAAGCTGTCTCCTAGCTATAGCACCCAGTTAGGGGGATcactccagcctcaaggtaccagaAGGCAGTTTGCCACTGGGTCTCCATCCTCCTATCCAAGTGTTTCCATAGCCTCACCCCAAGGTGCTGCCAGACTGTCagctacagtccagagttcacagaagcagtttacctctagctatggcacccagtcagggggatcaatccagcctcaaggtaccaggAGTCCCTTTGCCCTTGGGTCTCGATCCTCCTACCTAAGTTTATCCCTATCCTCACCCCAAGGTTTTGCCAGCCAAGCATTTCAAAGTGATGCTGTGTCCCAACACCAGAAGTCTCAAAGATGGCCACCATCAGAAGGTATTCAAACCTCAGGTGCAGCTGTTTCACAAGGAGCATCAAGTGTTTCTGAGGTCCTGAGTAGCTATGGCTTGTTTAACCAAAATACCCAAGCTTCTAAACCATCCCGCCGCTTTTCCTCAGACCGCTACTATGTCAAGGGCTAA
- the LOC137064617 gene encoding streptococcal hemagglutinin-like isoform X16, with the protein MQGSTTYGGSLQPQGTRRQFATGSPSSYPSVSLSSQQGASSQSATVQSSQKQFTSSYGTQSGGSLQTQGTRRQFATGSPPYPSVSISSQQGASSQSATVQSSQKLSPSYGTQLGGSLQLQGTTRQFATGSPSYPSVSIASPQGAARLSATVQSSRKQFTSSYGTQSGGSLHHQGTKSQFTTGSSSSYPSVSISSQQGSTSQSATVQSSRKQFTSSYGTQSGGALQPQGTTSQFATGSPSYPSVSLSSPQGATSQSATVQSSQKQFTSRYGTHSGGSLQPQGTTSQFATGSPSYPSVSLSSQQGTASQSATVQSSQKLSPSYSTQLGGSLQPQGTRRQFATGSPSSYPSVSIASPQGAARLSATVQSSQKQFTSSYGTQSGGSIQPQGTTRQFATGSPSSYPSVSLSSPQGAARLSATVQSSRKQFTSSYGTQSGGSLQPQDTTRQFATGSPSYPSVSLSSQQGAARLSATVQSSRKQFTSSYGTQSGGSLQPQGTTSQFATGSPSYPSVSISSQQGASSQSATVQSSQKLSPSYGTQLGGSLQLQGTTRQFATGSPSYPSVSIASPQGAARLSATVQSSRKQFTSSYGTQSGGSLQPQGTTRQFATGSPSYPSVSLSSSQGAARLSATVQSSRKQFTSSYGTQSGGSLQPQGTKSQFTTGSSSSYPSVSISSQQGTTSQSATVQSSRKQFTSSYGTQSGGSLQPQGTTSQFATGSPSYPSVSLSSQQGTASQSATVQSSQKLSPSYSTQLGGSLQPQGTRRQFATGSPSSYPSVSIASPQGAARLSATVQSSRKQFTSSYGTQSGGSLQPQGTTSQFATGSPSYPSVSISSPQGAARLSATVQSSRKQFTSSYGTQSGGSLQPQGTTRQFATGSPSYPSVSLSSQQGTASQSATVQSSQKLSPSYGTQLGGSLQPQGTTRQFATGSPSYPSVSLSSPQGATSQSATVQSSRKQFTSSYGTPSGSSKILTMQGSTAYGGSLQPQGTRRQFATGSPSSYPSVSIASPQGTASQSATVQSSQKLSPSYSTQLGGSLQPQGTTRQFATGSPSSYPSVSLSSPQGATSQSATVQSSRKQFTSSFGTQSGGSLQPQGTTRQFATGSPSSYPSVSLSSPQGATSQSATVQNSQKQFTSRYGTHSGGSLQPQGTTSQFATGSPSYPSVSLSSQQGTASQSATVQSSQKLSPSYSTQLGGSLQPQGTRRQFATGSPSSYPSVSIASPQGAARLSATVQSSQKQFTSSYGTQSGGSIQPQGTRSPFALGSRSSYLSLSLSSPQGFASQAFQSDAVSQHQKSQRWPPSEGIQTSGAAVSQGASSVSEVLSSYGLFNQNTQASKPSRRFSSDRYYVKG; encoded by the exons ATGCAGGGAAGCACCACTTATGGTGGATcactccagcctcaaggtaccagaAGGCAGTTTGCCACTGGGTCTCCATCCTCCTACCCAAGTGTATCCCTATCCTCACAACAAGGTGCTTCCAgtcagtctgctacagtccagagttcacagaagcagtttacctctagctatggcacccagtcaggggGATCACTCCAGACTCAAGGTACCAGAAGGCAGTTTGCCACTGGGTCTCCACCCTACCCAAGTGTATCCATATCCTCACAACAAGGTGCTTCCAGTCAatctgctacagtccagagttcacaGAAGCTGTCTCctagctatggcacccagttGGGGGGATCACTCCAGCTTCAAGGTACCACAAGGCAGTTTGCCACTGGGTCTCCATCCTACCCAAGTGTTTCCATAGCCTCACCCCAAGGTGCTGCCAGACTGTCagctacagtccagagttcacggaagcagtttacctctagctatggcacccagtcaggggGATCACTCCATCATCAAGGTACCAAAAGTCAGTTTACCACTGGTTCTTCATCGTCTTACCCAAGTGTATCCATATCCTCACAACAAGGTTCTACCAgtcagtctgctacagtccagagttcacggaagcagtttacctctagctatggcacccagtcagggggagcactccagcctcaaggtaccacaagtcaGTTTGCCACTGGGTCTCCATCCTACCCAAGTGTATCACTCTCCTCACCCCAAGGTGCTACCAgtcagtctgctacagtccagagttcacaGAAGCAGTTTACCTCTAGATATGGCACCCATTCAGGGGGATcactccagcctcaaggtaccacaagtcaGTTTGCCACTGGGTCTCCATCCTACCCAAGTGTATCACTATCCTCACAACAAGGTACTGCCAGTCAatctgctacagtccagagttcacaGAAGCTGTCTCCTAGCTATAGCACCCAGTTAGGGGGATcactccagcctcaaggtaccagaAGGCAGTTTGCCACTGGGTCTCCATCCTCCTATCCAAGTGTTTCCATAGCCTCACCCCAAGGTGCTGCCAGACTGTCagctacagtccagagttcacagaagcagtttacctctagctatggcacccagtcagggggatcaatccagcctcaaggtaccacaaggCAGTTTGCCACTGGTTCCCCATCGTCCTACCCAAGTGTATCACTATCCTCACCCCAAGGTGCTGCCAGACTGTCagctacagtccagagttcacggaagcagtttacctctagctatggcacccagtcaggggGATCACTCCAGCCTCAAGATACCACAAGGCAGTTTGCCACTGGGTCTCCATCCTACCCAAGTGTATCACTATCCTCACAACAAG GTGCTGCCAGACTGTCagctacagtccagagttcacggaagcagtttacctctagctatggcacccagtcagggggatcactccagcctcaaggtaccacaagtcaGTTTGCCACTGGGTCTCCATCCTACCCAAGTGTATCCATATCCTCACAACAAGGTGCTTCCAGTCAatctgctacagtccagagttcacaGAAGCTGTCTCctagctatggcacccagttGGGGGGATCACTCCAGCTTCAAGGTACCACAAGGCAGTTTGCCACTGGGTCTCCATCCTACCCAAGTGTTTCCATAGCCTCACCCCAAGGTGCTGCCAGACTGTCagctacagtccagagttcacggaagcagtttacctctagctatggcacccagtcagggggatcactccagcctcaaggtaccacaaggCAGTTTGCCACTGGTTCTCCATCCTACCCAAGTGTATCACTATCCTCATCCCAAGGTGCTGCCAGACTGTCagctacagtccagagttcacggaagcagtttacctctagctatggcacccagtcagggggatcactccagcctcaaggtaccaaaAGTCAGTTTACCACTGGTTCTTCATCGTCTTACCCAAGTGTATCCATATCCTCACAACAAGGTACTACCAgtcagtctgctacagtccagagttcacggaagcagtttacctctagctatggcacccagtcagggggatcactccagcctcaaggtaccacaagtcaGTTTGCCACTGGGTCTCCATCCTACCCAAGTGTATCACTATCCTCACAACAAGGTACTGCCAGTCAatctgctacagtccagagttcacaGAAGCTGTCTCCTAGCTATAGCACCCAGTTAGGGGGATcactccagcctcaaggtaccagaAGGCAGTTTGCCACTGGGTCTCCATCCTCCTATCCAAGTGTTTCCATAGCCTCACCCCAAGGTGCTGCCAGACTGTCagctacagtccagagttcacggaagcagtttacctctagctatggcacccagtcagggggatcactccagcctcaaggtaccacaagtcaGTTTGCCACTGGGTCTCCATCCTACCCAAGTGTTTCCATATCCTCACCCCAAGGTGCTGCCAGACTGTCagctacagtccagagttcacggaagcagtttacctctagctatggcacccagtcagggggatcactccagcctcaaggtaccacaaggCAGTTTGCCACTGGGTCTCCATCCTACCCAAGTGTATCACTATCCTCACAACAAGGTACTGCCAGTCAatctgctacagtccagagttcacaGAAGCTGTCTCctagctatggcacccagttAGGGGGATCCctccagcctcaaggtaccacaaggCAGTTTGCCACTGGGTCTCCATCCTACCCAAGTGTATCGCTATCCTCACCCCAAGGTGCTACCAgtcagtctgctacagtccagagttcacggaagcagtttacctctAGCTATGGCACTCCGTCAGGGTCCTCTAAAATCTTAACCATGCAGGGAAGCACCGCTTATGGTGGATcactccagcctcaaggtaccagaAGGCAGTTTGCCACTGGGTCTCCATCCTCCTATCCAAGTGTTTCCATAGCCTCACCCCAAGGTACTGCCAGTCAatctgctacagtccagagttcacaGAAGCTGTCTCCTAGCTATAGCACCCAGTTAGGGGGATcactccagcctcaaggtaccacgaGGCAGTTTGCCACTGGTTCCCCATCGTCCTACCCAAGTGTATCGCTATCCTCACCCCAAGGTGCTACCAgtcagtctgctacagtccagagttcacggaagcagtttacctctagctttggcacccagtcagggggatcactccagcctcaaggtaccacaaggCAGTTTGCCACTGGTTCTCCATCGTCCTACCCAAGTGTATCACTATCCTCACCCCAAGGTGCTACCAgtcagtctgctacagtccagaATTCACAGAAGCAGTTTACCTCTAGATATGGCACCCATTCAGGGGGATcactccagcctcaaggtaccacaagtcaGTTTGCCACTGGGTCTCCATCCTACCCAAGTGTATCACTATCCTCACAACAAGGTACTGCCAGTCAatctgctacagtccagagttcacaGAAGCTGTCTCCTAGCTATAGCACCCAGTTAGGGGGATcactccagcctcaaggtaccagaAGGCAGTTTGCCACTGGGTCTCCATCCTCCTATCCAAGTGTTTCCATAGCCTCACCCCAAGGTGCTGCCAGACTGTCagctacagtccagagttcacagaagcagtttacctctagctatggcacccagtcagggggatcaatccagcctcaaggtaccaggAGTCCCTTTGCCCTTGGGTCTCGATCCTCCTACCTAAGTTTATCCCTATCCTCACCCCAAGGTTTTGCCAGCCAAGCATTTCAAAGTGATGCTGTGTCCCAACACCAGAAGTCTCAAAGATGGCCACCATCAGAAGGTATTCAAACCTCAGGTGCAGCTGTTTCACAAGGAGCATCAAGTGTTTCTGAGGTCCTGAGTAGCTATGGCTTGTTTAACCAAAATACCCAAGCTTCTAAACCATCCCGCCGCTTTTCCTCAGACCGCTACTATGTCAAGGGCTAA